Genomic window (Capricornis sumatraensis isolate serow.1 chromosome 1, serow.2, whole genome shotgun sequence):
caaagtgattctggtgtacagcaaaacaaaatacatattctttttcatattcttttccattatgtttattacaggatactgagGGTTGCTCTCTGTACTATGGAGTAGGATCTTGTTGTGTGAGACCACCAATTCTTTAGCCACTCAAAACATCAACAGTGCACTAAATAGACTCTTTAAATTACTAAAGACGTCTTTTAACTAGCCCAAAACATCAGTAGTTCAGCCtgtaaggaagcctggcatgagcAGGGCATGCATGCAAAACATGAAGTGACCTCTCCCCACTTCTCCTACAGATAATGAGCTGCATGGCCCAGGGAATCACACCCCAAGTAACACAAGCGATGGACCCGGAAAGAACACCACCGTTCACAACGAATTCGACACTATCGTCTTGCCCGGGCTTTACCTCGTTATATTCGTGGCAAGCATCTtgctgaatggtctagcagtatGGATCTTCTTTCACATTAGGAATAAAACCAGCTTCATATTTTATCTCAAAAACATAGTGGTTGCCGACCTCATAATGACACTGACGTTTCCATTTCGAATAGTCCACGATGCAGGACTTGGACCTTGGTACTTCAAGTTTATCCTCTGCAGATACTCTTCGGTTTTATTTTACGCCAACATGTATACTTCCATTGTGTTTCTTGGGCTAATAAGCATTGATCGCTACCTGAAGGTGGTAAAGCCATTTGGTGACTCTCGCATGTACAGCATAACCTTTACAAAGGTTTTATCTGTTTGTGTTTGGGTGCTCATGGCTGTCCTGTCCTTGCCAAACATCATTCTAACCAATGTCCAACCAACGAGGGAAAATATTCATGAGTGCACGAAACTTAAGAGTCCTTTGGGAGTGAAATGGCACAACGCCATCACTTATGTCAACAGCTGCTTGTTCGTGGTTGTGCTGGTGATACTGATCGGGTGTTACATTGCTATTTCCAGGTACATTCACAAATCCAGCAGGCAATTCATAAGCCAGTCAAGCCGAAAGCGAAAACACAACCAGAGCATTAGAGTGGTCGTGGCTGTGTTCTTTACCTGTTTTCTACCCTATCACTTGTGTAGGATTCCCTTTACTTTCAGTCACTTGGACAGACTTTTAGATGAGTCAGCACACAAAATCCTGTATTACTGCAAAGAAATGACACTTTTCCTGTCTGCGTGCAATGTGTGCCTGGACCCAATCATTTACTTTTTCATGTGTCGCTCATTTTCAAGAAGGCTATTCAAAAAATCAAACATCAGAACAAGGAGCGAAAGCATCCGATCACTACAAAGTGTTAGAAGATCCGAGGTCCGCATATACTATGATTATACTGACGTGTAGGAATTCAAGGTCACCAGACCCACTCTTGTTTGTCAGTATGTACAAAGTGTAAATAAACGTGTATTTTCATTATCCTTGCTTGAGCCCA
Coding sequences:
- the GPR87 gene encoding G-protein coupled receptor 87, with translation MGLNLTLAKLPDNELHGPGNHTPSNTSDGPGKNTTVHNEFDTIVLPGLYLVIFVASILLNGLAVWIFFHIRNKTSFIFYLKNIVVADLIMTLTFPFRIVHDAGLGPWYFKFILCRYSSVLFYANMYTSIVFLGLISIDRYLKVVKPFGDSRMYSITFTKVLSVCVWVLMAVLSLPNIILTNVQPTRENIHECTKLKSPLGVKWHNAITYVNSCLFVVVLVILIGCYIAISRYIHKSSRQFISQSSRKRKHNQSIRVVVAVFFTCFLPYHLCRIPFTFSHLDRLLDESAHKILYYCKEMTLFLSACNVCLDPIIYFFMCRSFSRRLFKKSNIRTRSESIRSLQSVRRSEVRIYYDYTDV